The Nicotiana tabacum cultivar K326 chromosome 1, ASM71507v2, whole genome shotgun sequence genome segment AGGGTCGGGCTGAAACTAGTAAAAAGCCTAGAGGAGAAAGGGTCAAAATCGAGAAGGAAAACTCTCTTTCCAGCATGGAGTCTGACTCACAGAGCTCCAATTTTCTCTGTATGCAGAGTAATAATCATGTAACAATTAATGGTATTAAAGATGGAATGTCAGTGAATAATGGACAATTCAATGATGAAGCTGTTGCCAGAGAACGGCCAGTCAATGAGGAATTTCAGATTTATCTAGATGGAAGAAATGGTAAGAATTCTGAAACTCAAGAAGATCTAGCTGCTGAATCACCCTGGGATGTTAAAGAAGAGAGGAGTGAGAACCAGGGGCTGTCCGCAGATCATGATCCTCTGCTGGAGTCTATCTTCACCCTTCAAGCTGCTCAGGACAAACTTGAAAGAGGTAGATCTTCGGTTTTCATTGAACAATTCGAATATATACTTCTCGTATGATTTTTTTTGGGTGATTGTGATTTCTATTTTCTGCTTTGCTTCTTCAATATAAAGTGTGAAGCAAATTTCTTTTTAGTCAGAAGTTTATTCCAAATTCAGAAATGGATAAGAAAGGTGGCAGTTATTGCATAGTTATGTGTAATGTCCTCCCCCTCCCCACTGCGGGTACGCGTCCCTTCTTCCCCCAAAGTTTGAGCTTCAGTTTTTGACAAATTTGGCCATTGTTCTAGAATTTAGGACTGGCATTATTGCTGGAAGATGCGACAGTAGTGTCATGAAATTCAATCGTGCAGTATTGATAATCTTAATGGCTATGTACCTAGTAGTAGGATCTCTGTGGCAAGATCCACTCTTCTTCAAGAATTTTTAAATAGTTTTATTCTACATTTGGTATCGGCTATGATGCATATATTGCTTCAAGATCATGTcaccaaaataaaaaaagtttATTGAAGAAATTTTATATGCCTTTAAGTTCTTCATTAGGTAATCATTTAACATTGTTTGTAGCTAGTACAGTAAGATTTGGTTAAACTCTTTAAGGAGTTGATATCTATTCATTATGGTAAATTCTGACATTGCACATTGAAGGTGGATATATGTGTTACTACTATTTACTATTAGGACGCTGTTGGCTTTCTCAAGAAATGGAGTAGTTTTAGCGCTAGAATGAATGGGATTTGCACTCACAGTAGTTATAAcgttgtgtttttcttttgatCATAAAAAAAGGTTGGGGAGTAGATAATTTGGAGATTTGATAGTATGAATAGCCTATAATGTTGGTGTGGAAGATAAGGAGTTTGAAGGTGTAGTGGCTGACATAGGACTTAAAACTACATTTTTTTCCAGCCGAAGTTAAAGACAGATTTAGGTAAGAAAATGTCCTGATTATAATAAAGGGGTCTTAAATGCCTCGGAGAGTTGGAGTATTCTCTTCTGTTAGTTTTCCATCCCCGCAAATGTTACTCTGGTGATTGGCAAATCTCCTTCTTTTTCAATTTGTTTGAACCTTTTCGGAGTATGAGAGAGAAATTGACTAACTTTCAGTGTGAATTTGGACATAGATTTTTTAAGCTTTTTGAAATAAACTTTTCATATTTATAAACTACATAAAAAAGTTTCATAAAGCACAATTATTAACAATCCAAAATATCTAAAAACTATTTGcaatttgaaacggagggagtaaaaaGTAAGAACTCCAGAATAGAAAGAATATCTGGAGGGTTGGGTTTTTGGGTTGTATCAATAGCAAATCTGCAGAACAATCAAGAAGATGGATAAATAAAATCAAGGGCAAAATGAAAAATTTCTCTCAGAATTCTCATAATACTAAATTAATTCTGTAAAGAGGAAGGATTAAGAAATTGAATCTATATCTAAACCAGATCTCTTCTGCAACATGATCAGAATATTCTATGCTCCTTAAAGTAAAAAGATTAAACTTAAATCTGACCTAAAGTTTTTGAAACAACAGATGGTAAATTGATTCGAATAAATACCGTTCTGACTTTCTTATGGACCGAAAGGGCTTTTATCTTGGCGAAAGACTTGTTGGCCGCTTATTCTATGAATCACTACCGAGTAAAGCTAAAGGACCAATTCCCTTCCTTTCTAATGGCCAATATGTCCTTAAGCTTTACCTGCTTTTGGTCCAAGGAAGGCGTGCGGATTGGGATGATGATCTTGTACCCTTTTTGAGCTCTTAAACCACTTTTAGTTTTCGTTTCTAGCTGTTTATTCCCTCTTAACTGTGATTTGCAGCCAATTCTTTTACATGTATCTTGTGGATCATATTCGTGCGTTTTGCTTACCAATATACTTACCCTTTTACCTGTAGTGCAAGGACTAAATCAGTTACTCCTTGAAATATCATTATCTGATATTAATTAGTTTGCGTGCCTTTCtctgcagaaattcagaaattcaAAGATATTGGCATACCTTCAGATTTCGATTCAGATGACAATCCTGGACTGAGCACATTTCAGCAGTCAGAATCCAGGAATGGTGTGCAACATTCATTTAACTCATTGGAGTCTGAAGTGGTTAGCTTAAAGCAGAATGTCATACTGTTGCAAAACAAGCTTAATGAGGAAGCATATTTGCTTAAGTTAAAGGAAGCCAGAGTTACTGAACTGGAAGCCATCTTAAGTAGTAactcaaagaagaaagaaaagaaaacaggaAATGATTTGCACGAGAGTTCTGAGGACATTGAGAGAGATCTTGAAGGCCTCTTTATGCAGAACTTTGAAGCTGAAATCGAGTATCTGGTAATATCGAGAACAATCCAAACGTTGAGAGCTGCAGCAATTGATCAAGTTACCCTCTTGGAAGAACAGAAGATATTAGCTACAGAACAAGCACAGATGGTGAAGAAGCTTGGTGATTCAGAAACGAAGACTGCAATGCTCAAGTCACAGGCTGAAAGTTTAGCAAATTACTGTGATGATGTGGCCAGCACTAATAAAACACGAGCGCTGCAGAAGGGAGTCTGCAAGTATAGTTCCTATTTTTTGATACAGTTGGTATTGCTGGTTATCGTCTTTGGACTGTATGTTTTGCAGATGTCACCTGATGCTGTTGAAGTTGTACCGACATAATTTTGAGAAGTGagcctttttcctttttcttgtattttcaaCATAAAGCAACGATGAACGTTAATTAGGTCGTTTTAGTTGTTCATAGATAGAGGATACACCTACTTTCCATTTTGTCAAGTCGATGTTGAATTCAATGATAAATATAAACAATGATTTGGTGGCTCATAAGTTCTGAGTTTTGCTGATGTTGACCATCAGGTTGTTGTAGAGCTACCCGGCAGTGTTACTCCAACAAAGTAGACCTTGTTCTATTGATCTGAAGCATCCAGTAACGTTGTGCCAGTAGAAAGAGTTAAAGCTACGAAGCAAAGCTGTTAGTGGGATGCTCGGTATAAGCGATTTGCTGCTTCCACCATTAATTCCAGGCTTCACAATaactcctcccccccccccctccccattttttttaagaaattctTTTTATTCCTGCTTAGGGTGAAGCAACGCTCGAAGTTTAGCTGATGTTTCGTTGGCAGTAGTGAAGAAAATAATCTCCACGTAAAATTTAACATTGTCTATTGATCAAGTAATGTTGCATTAGACCATGTTTCAAGTGTCcatgaatttaagttatatacagtAATAACGTAAATATTCTTTGACACGATCAATGTACTTTAACCTATAGTAACAGGTTAGTTactatttttatcaaattatcTA includes the following:
- the LOC107794157 gene encoding WPP domain-interacting protein 1-like, with the protein product MTTLQDLDDPDRNKVENNGSGIVEINTPISNEVKGKGVDSPPHVKSSPITKGFGLKKWRRIRRESHKDGDSNTDSGKLLKRGLSNAAANSIKPVHLSAGAIQNSEGSVSSTNALLRSPGVLVDAFGVIGDAGLADRPLIFGATDSENSEDQSSRSSTAASAPKARYKSPVVYGYVPDKNGQMSLSGKSVSSLTQKSHQGKGRAETSKKPRGERVKIEKENSLSSMESDSQSSNFLCMQSNNHVTINGIKDGMSVNNGQFNDEAVARERPVNEEFQIYLDGRNGKNSETQEDLAAESPWDVKEERSENQGLSADHDPLLESIFTLQAAQDKLEREIQKFKDIGIPSDFDSDDNPGLSTFQQSESRNGVQHSFNSLESEVVSLKQNVILLQNKLNEEAYLLKLKEARVTELEAILSSNSKKKEKKTGNDLHESSEDIERDLEGLFMQNFEAEIEYLVISRTIQTLRAAAIDQVTLLEEQKILATEQAQMVKKLGDSETKTAMLKSQAESLANYCDDVASTNKTRALQKGVCKYSSYFLIQLVLLVIVFGLYVLQMSPDAVEVVPT